A window of Streptomyces sp. N50 contains these coding sequences:
- a CDS encoding SDR family NAD(P)-dependent oxidoreductase encodes MSKQVLIVGGTSGIGRELAATYARQGASVIIAGRDSTRAEKVAAEINTEVDSHHVRGIEADLSRPEGLKEALNGIEHIDSIVLTGMRRDNNTITDYDIAGATELAIAKIVGYTTVVHALRSRISPTGSVLLFGGLAKDVPYPGSTTVTAVNAGVTGLVATLAKELAPVRVNAIHPGMVGDSPYWAGNEPVLKAARARILTGVIPTMRDIVEGSVFLLENPAANGVNLDLNGGHA; translated from the coding sequence ATGAGCAAGCAGGTTTTAATCGTCGGAGGTACATCCGGTATCGGCCGCGAACTGGCCGCGACTTATGCACGGCAGGGCGCCTCCGTGATCATCGCCGGCCGCGACAGCACGCGCGCGGAGAAAGTGGCCGCGGAAATCAATACCGAAGTGGATTCCCATCATGTGCGGGGTATTGAGGCCGACCTCTCCAGGCCCGAGGGTCTCAAGGAGGCGCTGAACGGCATCGAGCACATCGACTCGATCGTTCTCACCGGCATGCGGCGCGACAACAACACGATCACCGACTACGACATCGCCGGGGCGACGGAGTTGGCGATCGCCAAGATCGTCGGTTACACCACGGTCGTCCACGCACTGCGGTCGCGCATCTCCCCCACCGGTTCGGTGCTGCTGTTCGGCGGCCTGGCCAAGGACGTGCCCTACCCCGGTTCCACCACGGTCACCGCGGTGAACGCCGGTGTGACAGGCCTGGTGGCGACGCTGGCCAAGGAGCTCGCGCCGGTCCGCGTCAACGCCATCCATCCCGGCATGGTCGGCGACAGCCCGTACTGGGCCGGCAACGAGCCCGTCCTGAAAGCGGCACGTGCCCGCATCCTGACCGGTGTCATTCCCACGATGCGGGACATCGTCGAGGGCTCCGTGTTCCTGCTGGAGAACCCGGCGGCGAACGGCGTGAACCTCGACCTCAACGGCGGCC
- a CDS encoding ABC transporter ATP-binding protein yields MASTTEKPLDHRYRDEHPIRTLAYLFHADRRQLALAVVVFTVKHSPIWLLPLITASIIDTVVQHQPVSRLWTSTGIILFILLINYPLHVLYVRLLYGSVRRMGTDLRSALCTRMQQLSIGYHSRVSAGVLQAKVVRDVETVEQMVQQTAETGLGAITVLTGGLVIIAFRTPEFVPVFLVVVPVAAFLVSRLRARLRTHNEHFRHEVETLSSRVTEMTRLIPVTRAHGLEGKALRRMDGTLRRLLTSGNRLDLLNGRFGSLAWVVLNVVGVLVLAGAALVSYYGVWGVTAGDVVMLSAFLTTLTNSTTSLTTLAPVITKGLESVRSVGEVLQAPELEDNAGKAEVAEVRGAVTFQHVGHTYDNDQLRPAVHDFTLTVEPGETVALVGASGAGKSTVLNLVIGFIRPTAGQLLLDGTDMSTLDLRTYRRFVSVVPQESILFDGTIHDNVAYGMDDADEEAVRAALRDANALEFVEKLPRGLETLVGERGARLSGGQRQRLAIARALIRDPKVLILDEATSALDTRSEALVQQALARLLRGRTTFVVAHRLSTVRSADRIVVMGDGEILEVGTHDELLRRGGAYTALHSGQVA; encoded by the coding sequence ATGGCATCGACCACGGAGAAACCGCTCGACCACCGCTACCGCGACGAACACCCGATCCGCACCCTCGCCTACCTCTTCCACGCCGACCGACGACAACTGGCCCTGGCCGTCGTCGTGTTCACGGTCAAGCACAGCCCCATCTGGCTGCTCCCGCTGATCACCGCGTCCATCATCGACACCGTCGTCCAGCACCAGCCGGTCAGCAGACTCTGGACGAGCACCGGCATCATCCTGTTCATCCTGCTGATCAACTACCCCCTGCACGTGCTCTACGTCCGCCTCCTCTACGGCAGCGTCCGCCGCATGGGCACCGACCTGCGCTCGGCCCTGTGCACGCGCATGCAGCAGCTCTCCATCGGTTACCACTCCCGGGTCAGCGCCGGAGTCCTCCAGGCCAAGGTCGTACGGGACGTGGAGACGGTCGAGCAGATGGTCCAGCAGACCGCGGAGACCGGGCTCGGCGCGATCACCGTGCTCACCGGCGGCCTGGTCATCATCGCCTTCCGCACACCGGAGTTCGTGCCCGTCTTCCTCGTCGTCGTGCCGGTCGCCGCGTTCCTCGTGTCCCGGCTGCGGGCCCGCCTGCGCACCCACAACGAGCACTTCCGCCACGAGGTGGAGACCCTGTCCTCACGCGTGACGGAGATGACCCGCCTCATCCCGGTCACCCGTGCCCACGGCCTGGAGGGCAAGGCCCTGCGCCGCATGGACGGCACCCTGCGCCGGCTCCTCACCTCCGGAAACCGCCTCGACCTCCTCAACGGCCGCTTCGGCTCGCTCGCTTGGGTCGTCCTCAACGTGGTCGGCGTCCTGGTCCTCGCCGGCGCGGCCCTGGTGTCGTACTACGGCGTCTGGGGCGTCACCGCCGGCGACGTCGTCATGCTGAGCGCCTTCCTGACCACCCTCACCAACTCGACCACCTCCCTCACGACCCTGGCCCCGGTCATCACCAAGGGCCTGGAATCGGTCCGTTCGGTCGGCGAGGTGCTCCAGGCACCCGAGTTGGAGGACAACGCGGGTAAGGCGGAGGTCGCCGAGGTACGCGGAGCCGTCACCTTCCAGCACGTCGGCCACACCTACGACAACGACCAACTCCGGCCCGCCGTCCACGACTTCACCCTCACCGTCGAACCCGGCGAGACCGTCGCCCTCGTCGGCGCGTCCGGCGCCGGAAAGTCCACGGTCCTCAACCTCGTCATCGGCTTCATCCGCCCCACCGCCGGCCAACTGCTTCTCGACGGCACCGACATGAGCACCCTCGACCTGCGGACGTACCGCCGCTTCGTCTCGGTCGTCCCCCAGGAGTCGATCCTCTTCGACGGCACGATCCACGACAACGTGGCCTACGGCATGGACGACGCCGACGAGGAGGCGGTGCGCGCGGCGCTGCGGGACGCCAACGCCCTTGAGTTCGTGGAGAAGTTGCCGCGGGGCCTGGAGACTCTGGTCGGCGAGCGCGGGGCGCGGCTGTCCGGCGGGCAGCGTCAACGCCTCGCCATCGCACGGGCGTTGATCCGCGACCCCAAGGTGCTGATCCTGGACGAGGCGACCTCGGCCCTGGACACCCGCTCGGAAGCCCTCGTCCAGCAGGCCCTCGCGCGGCTGCTGCGCGGCCGTACGACGTTTGTGGTGGCCCACCGGCTGTCCACCGTCCGGAGCGCCGACCGGATCGTCGTCATGGGCGACGGGGAGATCCTGGAGGTCGGCACGCACGACGAACTCCTGCGCCGGGGCGGGGCGTACACGGCGCTGCACAGCGGGCAGGTCGCCTGA
- a CDS encoding FBP domain-containing protein, which produces MRPLTEREIRAAFVNCTKGEAKRLSVPRDLAERPWDDLDFLGWRDPQAPDRAYLAIELDGRPTAIALRSPGAASWQTRRSMCSMCTTTHTGGVSLMTAARAGKAGQQGNSVGAYICSDLACPLYVRGKKDAGVGARLPESLTLEEKIQRTVTNVTTFIARVAAR; this is translated from the coding sequence ATGAGACCACTGACCGAGCGGGAGATCCGCGCCGCCTTCGTGAACTGCACCAAGGGCGAGGCCAAGCGCCTGTCCGTGCCCCGGGACCTGGCCGAACGGCCGTGGGACGACCTGGACTTCCTCGGCTGGCGGGACCCCCAGGCCCCCGACCGGGCCTACCTCGCGATCGAACTGGACGGCCGCCCGACGGCGATCGCCCTGCGCTCGCCCGGTGCCGCCTCCTGGCAGACGCGGCGCAGCATGTGCTCGATGTGCACGACCACCCACACCGGAGGCGTCTCGCTGATGACCGCCGCGAGGGCGGGCAAGGCGGGGCAGCAGGGCAACTCCGTGGGCGCCTACATATGCAGCGACCTCGCCTGCCCGCTCTACGTGCGGGGCAAGAAGGACGCGGGCGTCGGCGCACGGCTGCCCGAGTCGCTCACCCTGGAGGAGAAGATCCAGCGGACCGTCACCAACGTCACGACGTTCATCGCCAGGGTCGCCGCCCGTTGA
- a CDS encoding aldo/keto reductase, with the protein MDTRRIGDVEVSAIGLGGMPMSIEGRPDEARSLATIHAALDAGVTLIDTADAYHLHADEVGHNETLIAKALASHDRGADVLVATKGGHLRPGDGSWTLNGSPAYLKEACEASLRRLGVEAIGLYQFHRPDPRVPYAESVGAVRELLDEGKIRLAGISNADPEQIRLANEILGGRLVSVQNQFSPAFRSSEPELDLCDELGIAFLPWSPLGGIARAGELGSAYAPFATIAEKHGVSPQRVCLAWMLAKSPVVVPIPGASRPETIRDSAAAPELTLSADDVAELDAV; encoded by the coding sequence ATGGACACCCGCCGTATCGGTGACGTCGAGGTCAGTGCGATCGGCCTGGGCGGTATGCCCATGTCGATCGAGGGGCGGCCGGACGAGGCACGCTCCCTCGCGACCATCCACGCCGCACTCGACGCGGGCGTGACGCTGATCGACACCGCCGACGCCTACCACCTGCACGCCGACGAGGTCGGGCACAACGAGACCCTGATCGCCAAGGCCCTCGCCTCCCACGACCGGGGTGCGGACGTCCTGGTTGCCACCAAGGGCGGCCATCTCCGCCCCGGGGACGGCAGTTGGACCCTGAACGGCAGCCCCGCCTACCTGAAGGAGGCCTGCGAGGCATCCCTGCGCCGACTCGGCGTGGAGGCCATCGGGCTCTACCAGTTCCACCGCCCCGACCCGAGGGTCCCGTACGCCGAATCGGTCGGCGCGGTACGGGAGTTGCTCGACGAGGGCAAGATCCGCCTGGCCGGCATCTCGAACGCGGACCCGGAGCAGATCCGGCTGGCGAACGAGATCCTCGGCGGCCGGCTGGTCTCCGTGCAGAACCAGTTCTCCCCGGCCTTCCGCTCCAGCGAGCCGGAGCTGGACCTCTGCGACGAACTCGGCATCGCGTTCCTGCCCTGGAGCCCCCTCGGCGGTATCGCCCGCGCCGGTGAACTCGGCTCCGCCTACGCGCCGTTCGCCACCATCGCCGAGAAGCACGGCGTCAGCCCGCAGCGCGTCTGCCTGGCCTGGATGCTCGCCAAGTCCCCGGTCGTCGTGCCGATCCCGGGCGCCAGCCGCCCCGAGACGATCCGCGACTCGGCCGCCGCACCGGAACTCACCCTCTCCGCCGACGATGTCGCGGAGCTGGACGCCGTTTGA
- a CDS encoding GDSL-type esterase/lipase family protein gives MSTEHDTITTPVTTDMLRGFLDVETTAHGLLPHRLPARARRQIPDDQLAVAEAQPSGVRLVFRTRATTIELDTLPTKRVYQGFPAPPDGVYDLLVDGRLAAQATVAGGNVRTITDMMTQASEFTEGQPGTARFADLPTGDKDIEIWLPHTETAELIALRTDAPVEKAPDNGRKVWLHHGSSISHGSNATHPTAIWPALAAAEGQVELVNLGFSGNALLDPFTARAMRDTPADLISVKIGINIVNADAMRLRAFTPAVHGFLDTIREGHPTTPLLVVSAILCPVQEDTPGPLMPDFDGGTLRFRAMGDPAERPLGRLTLTVIREALARVVEQRSADDPNLHYLDGRSLYGEEDHAELPLPDDIHPDPAGHRRIAENFGRLVFGEGGAFGIGTR, from the coding sequence ATGAGCACCGAACACGACACGATCACCACCCCCGTCACCACCGACATGCTGCGCGGGTTCCTCGACGTGGAGACGACCGCGCACGGTCTGCTGCCGCACCGGCTGCCCGCCCGGGCGCGCCGCCAGATCCCCGACGACCAACTCGCCGTGGCCGAGGCGCAGCCCTCCGGTGTACGGCTGGTCTTCCGCACCCGGGCCACCACGATCGAACTGGACACGCTGCCCACCAAGCGTGTCTACCAGGGGTTCCCGGCCCCGCCGGACGGCGTCTACGACCTGCTGGTCGACGGCCGTCTCGCCGCCCAGGCCACGGTGGCCGGCGGCAACGTGCGCACGATCACCGACATGATGACCCAGGCCTCCGAGTTCACCGAGGGGCAGCCCGGCACCGCCCGGTTCGCCGACCTGCCGACGGGTGACAAGGACATCGAGATCTGGCTCCCGCACACGGAGACCGCCGAGCTGATCGCCCTGCGCACCGATGCCCCCGTCGAGAAGGCGCCGGACAACGGGCGCAAGGTGTGGCTGCACCACGGCAGTTCGATCAGCCATGGCTCCAACGCCACGCATCCGACGGCCATTTGGCCCGCTCTGGCTGCCGCCGAGGGCCAAGTGGAGCTCGTCAACCTGGGGTTCAGTGGCAACGCGCTGCTCGACCCGTTCACCGCCCGGGCGATGCGGGACACCCCGGCGGACCTGATCAGCGTCAAGATCGGCATCAACATCGTCAACGCCGACGCGATGCGGCTGCGCGCCTTCACCCCGGCGGTCCACGGCTTCCTCGACACCATCCGCGAAGGGCATCCGACGACACCGCTGCTGGTCGTGTCCGCCATCCTCTGCCCGGTCCAGGAGGACACGCCAGGCCCTCTCATGCCCGACTTCGACGGCGGGACCCTGCGCTTCAGGGCGATGGGCGACCCGGCCGAACGCCCCCTAGGGCGCCTGACACTCACCGTCATCCGCGAGGCACTCGCCCGCGTCGTGGAACAGCGATCGGCCGACGACCCCAACCTGCACTACCTCGACGGCCGTTCCCTCTACGGCGAGGAGGACCACGCCGAGCTGCCGCTCCCCGACGACATCCATCCCGATCCGGCGGGACATCGGCGCATCGCGGAGAACTTCGGGCGGTTGGTGTTCGGCGAGGGCGGCGCTTTCGGGATCGGGACCCGTTGA
- a CDS encoding LysR family transcriptional regulator, protein MELRQLRYFVTVAEELSFTRAAARLFAAQSTVSAAVRTLEEELQVSLFDRSTRTVALSPAGEVFLPEAKSVVAAAERAREAVGEASRTLRGSLRVGTMTRITALDLPRLVGAFRQRHPLVDIRIQVSGSGAGGIAEDVRRGRLDVGVVALPASEAHDLDLRQFATIPYVVILPSGHPLAQRDRIALKDLAHENFVSGARGFGSRAAMDRAFGELGITRRVSVEITDIASAASYVRAIGGAAVVPRYEPVDTAEVVIKPVSGPVPSLALSFAVRAGREPSPAVAALLKLSPNYTRDDGTF, encoded by the coding sequence ATGGAATTACGGCAGTTGCGCTATTTCGTCACCGTGGCCGAAGAACTCAGTTTCACCCGCGCTGCGGCGCGCCTCTTCGCAGCTCAGTCGACCGTGTCGGCAGCTGTCCGCACCCTGGAGGAGGAGCTTCAGGTATCACTCTTCGATCGGTCGACCCGGACGGTGGCGCTGTCCCCGGCGGGCGAGGTGTTTCTGCCGGAAGCCAAGTCGGTCGTCGCGGCCGCCGAGCGCGCGAGGGAAGCGGTCGGCGAGGCGTCGAGAACCCTGCGGGGCAGCCTGCGCGTCGGCACGATGACCCGCATCACGGCTCTCGACCTGCCGCGCCTGGTGGGGGCCTTCCGCCAACGCCACCCCCTGGTGGACATACGGATCCAGGTCTCCGGGTCCGGAGCGGGCGGAATCGCCGAGGACGTGCGACGCGGCCGCCTCGACGTCGGCGTCGTGGCCCTGCCCGCCTCCGAGGCGCACGACCTCGACTTACGGCAGTTCGCGACGATCCCGTACGTGGTGATCCTGCCGTCCGGGCATCCGCTGGCGCAGCGAGACCGCATCGCGCTGAAGGACCTCGCCCACGAGAACTTCGTCTCGGGGGCCAGGGGCTTCGGGTCGCGCGCCGCCATGGACCGGGCCTTCGGTGAACTCGGCATCACGCGCCGCGTGTCCGTCGAGATCACGGACATCGCCTCGGCCGCGTCATATGTGCGAGCCATCGGTGGCGCCGCCGTCGTACCCCGTTATGAGCCGGTGGATACCGCCGAGGTGGTCATCAAGCCGGTCTCCGGTCCCGTGCCCTCGCTCGCCCTGTCGTTCGCGGTCCGTGCGGGCCGCGAACCGAGCCCCGCCGTCGCCGCCTTGCTGAAGCTCAGCCCCAACTACACGCGCGACGACGGGACGTTCTGA
- a CDS encoding TetR/AcrR family transcriptional regulator, translating to MARAGLTPERLTRAGAELADEVGFDQVTVSALARRFDVKVASLYSHLKNSQELKTRIALFALAELADRVSDAVAGRAGKDALAAFADAYRDYAREHPGRYEAARLRLDPETAAASAGVRHSQMTRAILRGYDLAEPDQTHAVRMLGGVFHGYVSLELAGGFDHSAPDARESWAWIIDSLDALLRNRAAPHI from the coding sequence ATGGCCAGAGCAGGGCTGACGCCGGAGCGGCTGACCCGGGCGGGGGCGGAGCTGGCCGACGAGGTCGGCTTCGACCAGGTGACCGTCTCGGCGCTCGCCCGGCGCTTCGACGTCAAGGTCGCGAGCTTGTACTCGCATCTGAAGAACTCCCAGGAACTCAAGACCAGGATCGCCCTGTTCGCGCTGGCGGAACTCGCCGACCGGGTCTCCGACGCGGTGGCCGGGCGGGCCGGCAAGGACGCCCTGGCCGCCTTCGCGGACGCCTACCGCGACTACGCCCGGGAGCACCCCGGCCGGTACGAGGCCGCGCGGCTCCGGCTCGATCCCGAGACGGCGGCCGCGAGCGCCGGGGTGCGGCACTCGCAGATGACACGGGCGATCCTGCGCGGCTACGACCTGGCGGAACCGGACCAGACGCACGCGGTCCGGATGCTGGGCGGCGTCTTCCACGGCTACGTCAGCCTGGAGCTGGCCGGGGGCTTCGACCACAGCGCGCCCGACGCGCGCGAATCCTGGGCGTGGATCATCGATTCGCTCGACGCACTGCTGCGGAACCGGGCCGCGCCCCACATCTGA